The genomic window GTTTAGCGGCGACGCCCCACACAAAGAGGCTCAGCAAACCACTGAGGGCAGTTGGTTCGGGGACGACATGTGCGGTTCCGTAAAAGTCCAGATTCAAGTCGACGCCTTCGGGACCGGTAACTGCGAGTTCCACCGAGCGGATGGAACGGAAGTCGAAGCCGCTTGTCTGTGTGAAATCGGCGAATTCGAACAGCTCGGTTCCAGACGACAAATTCGATCGTGTCAGTGTTGCTGTTCGGCTAGATGTATCGACTAGGCGAAAGGTCAACTCGGCGGTTTGATCGACACTGATCAAGCTAGCCGCCAACAAGTTGTCGACACCACCATTGGTCAAGTCTGTATTGAGAGATGACGTTCCGATGCCATCCCACAGCACACGGCTGGTGCTTTTCACGCCGGCACCATTATTGACGTTGAGAACACCACCCAAGATAGGCAGGACGTTCACACTCGCTTGCAATCCTGGGTTCTGAGTAACCTCAAAAAACATCTCGCGTTCCAAGCCAAGAATACTCGGATCGGTACGCGCCGAATAGGTCGTTCGGGTCGGCGAGGCCGTCAAATAATCGAGACTGTTGATTTGGGGAGTCGGATCATCGAAGCTATCGATGACGGTACCGACGACAATCGGCGCAGCCGTCGCGGATTGGGGGTAAATCGCGGCGAACGTTGGATACAGAGCGAGCAATACAAGGAGACGCATTATAGTTTATTACAGGAAGTTATAAAAAGATTGAAAGGGACGATTTCACCATGGCTCGAACAATGCAACGACGCTCCGGGCGAACCGGCGTCCTGGCATCGCAGCCAGGACACGAGCCGGGGGGGGCGTCCGGTGCGGAGGATAACCGCTCGAACTCTCCAGTCGTGTATCGAGGTCTAACTGTCTAAGGACTGAAGCTTTCGAAACGTTGTAAACGAATACACTTGTTTCTTGGCAATAACGTGCGTTAGGACAGTCAACACTTCGAGCGAATTTCCATGAAAGCATTCTTGGGCCTAGGTACACGCCGCGTTGACTCGGCCAGTCTTTCTGCGTCGTAAAACCAGCGAAGACAATACCAGCATGGGAAACAGGCAACAAACCGATGGTTCCGGGACAGCACTCGAAACCACTGTGATGGTTCCGGTGAAGTCGCCCGCCGCGAGTTGGCTTCCCCCACCAAAGTATCCAAAGATTGGGTTTTGACCCGTTAAACTATCGGTGTTGAGCGTGAGATCAATCGATTGGCCCGCCGTCAAACCAGAAGTGTCAACGGTGAACCGGAACAGCTCGCTTCCGTCCAGTGTGACGAAGTTCTCGTTGGTGGCAAAGAGTGTCCAATCGGCACCTACCAAGCCTGCCGTAGGTCCAGCCCCCAAACCTGCACCATCACCCAAGAATGGATCGAAAGCAGGACTCTGACCGAAAACGCCCAACGTGTTATTCACGTTGGTGATGAAAGCCGGGACATTTCCAGCAAACGCTTCCATGGGATCATTGCCAACCGCAATGAATGTTGCAAAAGACGTGACCTGATCGCCACCATCGGCGAACACGATGACATCAGCACTCGTCGTCCCTTCCGTAATCTGAATGTCGGAAAGGGTAAGTACAGCTTCGGCATTGGCGTCTTTGATGACAAACAACGCTACAATCATCGAGCAAGTTAGGATAAGAAACTTCATACGATTCTCCAAGGTTTTTGTTAATCAATTAAACATGATTTAGGCGATGCACAAACACAGTGCTGCTTGTGACTGGTTTATCTGACATAGGTCATAGCTTCAAGCGAAAGATTCTCGATTCGACCGAACTTATCCCTTTCTTCATCGAGACCAAACAAAACATCTGCTAAAGATTCATTTACAAGATGATCGACAGCTTGGGGAGAAATCATCTTCAACGCACTGATAAAGTTTGTTGGATTTGCACGAGCGATATCGGAGTCGAGGGAATTCACAAAACGGTCCTTGTTGATGTCATAAACATCATCGACCAGAGCAGCGTTTAGGAAGTTCCTTGGATTGGCGCGAATCGTATCCGCGTCCAACGCATTGACGAATGCACTGCCGGTGTCATTCAAAGAATCACCGACCGCGTTACCCCAATAGTGGGTGTCCGCCGCAGCGAGTCCAGTGTTGGCATTGTTGAGCACCGTGACTTGAAGCCATTCTTTTTCAATCGCGTTGTCGGCCCACTTAATGACAACTCGATCGGAACCACCCTCACCGCCACCCACAATGTGAGTCACACTGGTGGGCGCCGTTGCTAGGGCCCACGTTGATGGGGTGTTGCTATTTCCGACTCGGAACTCAAAGTCGTTCACGGTCAAGGTGCCAGCCGGATTGTCGATATCCACCATGATGCCGTTAATGCCGCGGTTATATGCGGTATAGTTGTCACGCGTTGCGGTTTGCCCCTGTAGGAGAGCCGATTTTCCGGTGTCGATCGCAGCATCGTCATTTGGGCCATCGTTGTTGGCTCCGTTGCCGTCGAAGAACGACTTGTCGTAGAAAATGTGGCGACTGACGATTGCGGAAGAAGGAGCTACGACACTTATGTTTACATCAAAGTCGCCCGTTGCGGAGGTTGACCCGCCTCCAAAAAGACCAAACGTTGGCGGCTGGCCTGTGATCATTTCCGTATCGAGTGATGCCGAAATGGATTGCCCGGCATTCAAGCCGGATGTGTCAACCGTAAAGCGAAAAAGCTCGCTTCCATCGAGCGTTACATAGTTCGTCGCGGTCTCGAAAAGTGACCAACTAGGATCCACGGCGGTAGATGATGGCGTGGTTAGCGGATCGCCAAAAAAGATATATGGATCAAAGGCTGATGATAAGCCAAAGACTCCACTTGAACTGTCAATTCCCGTCACCATCCAAGAGTCAGTACCACCAAACACTGGGCCGCCGTCCCCGGCCTGTACGAAGGTAACGA from Novipirellula aureliae includes these protein-coding regions:
- a CDS encoding PEP-CTERM sorting domain-containing protein (PEP-CTERM proteins occur, often in large numbers, in the proteomes of bacteria that also encode an exosortase, a predicted intramembrane cysteine proteinase. The presence of a PEP-CTERM domain at a protein's C-terminus predicts cleavage within the sorting domain, followed by covalent anchoring to some some component of the (usually Gram-negative) cell surface. Many PEP-CTERM proteins exhibit an unusual sequence composition that includes large numbers of potential glycosylation sites. Expression of one such protein has been shown restore the ability of a bacterium to form floc, a type of biofilm.); the protein is MRLLVLLALYPTFAAIYPQSATAAPIVVGTVIDSFDDPTPQINSLDYLTASPTRTTYSARTDPSILGLEREMFFEVTQNPGLQASVNVLPILGGVLNVNNGAGVKSTSRVLWDGIGTSSLNTDLTNGGVDNLLAASLISVDQTAELTFRLVDTSSRTATLTRSNLSSGTELFEFADFTQTSGFDFRSIRSVELAVTGPEGVDLNLDFYGTAHVVPEPTALSGLLSLFVWGVAAKRRKRR